Sequence from the Panicum virgatum strain AP13 chromosome 5N, P.virgatum_v5, whole genome shotgun sequence genome:
TTGTTAAGATAGAGTCTATTTTTTCAGGAAAGAGGGGAGAGTTTGGCAAGTAGAAGGATAGCCTTGAGGTGCTCAGAGCCTCCTGCGTGAGGGCGAGCCAAGGAGATATCCGATCTGCTGAACATTCTATCTGTATTTGGTTGATTAATAGAGCAGACCACATCATTTGGTATCAGTCTAGGTCTTTCCTTGGCCTGATTGCATCTACTATCGCCTGCCCACATCCCCCtcttcccctgcgcgccgctaAACCCATCGCTCCACTGCCATGTCCGACGACGGCGATCAAACGCCGGCCACCCAAGCCACCATGGAAGCCATGTTCGACAAGCTCGTCAAGATGGTCGGCGATCTTGGCAAGCGCATGGATGCGGACATCTCTGTAGTCCGCCAGGAAACCAGTCTCATCTCAGCCCCCGTCAAGAACGTCCAGACCCAGATCCTGGACAAGCAAGGTCGCTTTGACACCCACGATGCATCCTCGTCCGGCAAGCCGGCGACCCAGGCCATAAACTGCACTTCCCCAAGTATGATGGCAGTGACGATCCCATCACGTGGCTGCACAAAAGCGAGCAGTTCTTCCGTGCCTACGGCACGCCTGAACACCTCAAGGTCCCGACGGCATCCTTCTATCttgacggcgccgccggccaatGGTATACCGCCTGGAGAAAATCCAAGGCGTCCCGTTCTGGACACAGTTCGTCGATGGCGTCAACCAGCAGTTTGGGCCGCCGCTTCGAAGCAATCCCCTGGGCAAGCTGACACAACTCCGGCGCACATCTACAGTCGACGACTACCAGGAGCAATTCCTGTTGCTATTGGCACGCTGCAAGGACGTCACGGAACCGCAGCAGATCGCCATCTTCATGGCGGGACTCCAGCAACCCCTCAGCACGGATGTCGAGTTGCAGAAACCCCGCGATGCTGGAGGACGCCATGGCCCTCGCCCGCGCGTTCGAACGTCGTCAACACGTGACCACGGATCTGACCGCCACAGGAGGCCCTCGCGACGTCACGTCCCAGCGTGCCTTGGCATCCTCTTCGCGGTCTACACCAGCTACGGCCGCCACGGGCTCTTCACCGGCACTGCCCGCCATAGCGCCCAAACCGCCACCACCGGCGGTCGGCCTTTTCAAGCGCCTCTCACCGGAGGAGATGGCCCAGCGGCGCCTTGAAGGGTTTTGCTTCAATTGCCTGGAGAAGTTCTCGACGGAACACACCAAGGTCTGCTCCGGCAAAGGGATCTACTACCTGGAACTCGATGACGGGGAAGCAGCGGAGGACGCCCAAGCGGAGGACGACATCACCATCTCGGTGCATGCCGTAACAGGCACCCGCACGAGCTCCACTCTCCAATTCCGAGCCACGATCCGCGGCGCCGCCATGGTCACGCTGATCGACTCCGGGTCGACGCACTCCATCTCCGACGCAGTGGCGCGTCGCGTCGGCCTCGACCCCGTCCCACGTCCAGGACTATTGGTGGGCGTCGCAAATGGCGATCGCGTGCCCACTTCCGGCGTTTGTCACGGCGTGACCATGAACATCGAGGACGAACAATTCTCGACTGACCTCTACATCATCCCGCTGGAAGGCTACGACCTCATCTTGGGCTGCGAGTGGCTGCGTACCCTGGGACCCGTCGTCGGGGACCTCGCCAAGCTCTCCATGACTTTTTGGCGCCATGATCATaaggtgcgctggaccggtgtCAACGCCACACCGTCACCACACCTAGCGGCAACACAGGCTATCAACCCCCTGACGGCCCTCCCCGTCGAGTTCGATGACTTGTTCGTGACGACATCCggtttgccgccgccacgaCCGCTGGATCACCGGATTCATCTTCTGCCCAACACCCCGTCGGTGGCAGTCAGGCCGTATTGATACGCCCAATTCCTCAAGGACGAAATCGAGGCCCAATGCCAAGCAATGCTGGAGCAAGGCATTATCAGGGCCAGCACTTCGGCGTTCTCATCACCGGTCAAGCGTGACAGCTCGTGGCGCTTTTGCGTCGACTATAGAGCGCTCAACACCAAGACGGTTCGGGACAAATTCCCAATTCCGATCGTGGAGGAACTCCTGGATGAGCTGAAGGATGCCGTGTTCTTCACGAAGCTGGATCTGCGCAGCGGGTACCACCAGGTCAGGATGCACCTAGACGACGTCGCCAAAACGACATTCCGAACTCACCATGGCCACTTCGAGTTCTTAGTGATGtcgttcggcctcaccaatgcgcCATCGACGTTCCAAGCCCTCATGAATGAGGTGCTGCGGCTGTTCCTTCGCCGGTACGTGTTAGTCTTCTTCGACGACATCCTCATCTTCAGCCGCACCGAGGCAGAACACCTCCAGCATGTCAGGGCGGTCCTCAGCATGCTACGACAACACGGCCTCGTCCTCAAGCGTTCCAAGTGCTCCTTCGGGGAACGACGGATCCACTACCTCGGCCATGTCATCGAGAACGGCATGGTAGCCATGGACGTCGACAAGATTCAGGTCGTCCAGGACTGGCCGTTGCTGCGCTCCATCAAGGCACTCCGTGGGTTTCTGGGACTCACGGGGTACTATCGGCGCTTCATCCATAACTACGGCATCATTGAAGCGCCATTGACGGCCCTCCTCAAGCGGGATGCGTTCCAGTTGTGCGACGCGGCCACGACGGCGTTCCACGACCTCAAACGTGCGCTGACCTCGGCCCCGGTTCTGCAGCTGCCCGACTTCACCAAGGTGTTCATGGTCGACTGCGACGCGTCGTGATCAGGCTTTGGCGCGgtgctgcatcaaggacacgGGCCAATCGCCTTCTTCAGCCGCACTGTCGCGCCGCAGCACGCCAAGCTGGCGGCCTACAAGCGCGAGCTCATTGGCCTCGTGCAGGCCGTGCGCCACCGGCGGCCTTGTGGACGGCGGAGTTCATCGTGCGTACGGACCACTGCAGTCTCAAACACCTCCTGGACCCGCGCCTCTCCACCATTTCTCAACAAACCTGGGTAAGCAAACTATTTGGGTATAGTTTTCAGGTGGAGTACAAACTTGGGAAGCAGAACGTGGCGGCCGACGCCTTGTCGAGGCGCGATGAGCACGAACTTGGCGTGCGGGTCCACGCCTAGTCCGTGTCGCGGCCGGAGTTCCCCCTCTTCGACACGTTCCGGCGAGAGGCGCAGTCCCTCCCAGAGATCATTGCCAAGTGCCAGGAGATCCAGGATGGCGTCGCTGATGCGGCATGGCCCCAGGCCGACGGCTTCGTGCTGCACCAAGGCCGCATCTACGTGCCGGCATCGTCCTCGCTCTGGCCACAACTGCTCGACAACGCACACGACACTGGTCATGAGGGGATCCAGAAGACGCTCGCCCGGCTGTGTTCCTCCTTCTATTGCCCCCAGGCGTCCAAGCTCGTCCGCgacttcatccgaggctgccTCGTCTGTCAACGAAACAAGACAGAGCATCTCCACCTGGCAGGTCTGCTACAACCCCTCGAAGTTCCATCGTCCGTGTGGAGCGAGATCGCCATGGACTTTGTCGAGGGGTTTCCCAAGGTCGGCGGCAAGTCTGTTGTCCTCACGGTGGTGGACCGCTTCTCCAAGATGGTCCATTTCGTTCCCCTAGGCCACCCTTACACGGCCCTCTCCGTTGCGCAGGCATTCTTCGACAACATCGTACGCCTCCACGGGTTTACGTGCTCTATCGTGAGCGACAAAGACCTAGTGTTCGCCAGCACGCTATGGACAGAGCTCTTGTCCCTCCCTAGCGGGAAGCTCCACCTCAGCTCTGCGTTCCGGCCGCAGACTGATGGCCAGTCGGAGGTCGTCAACCTCGTTCTGGGTGTCTACCTGCGGTACTTGGCTGGAGATCGCCCGCGCAGCTGGCTTCGTTGGTTGCCCTGGGCGGAGTATTGCTTCAACACGTCGTACCAGACCGCTCTGCGTGCGATGCCGTTCGAGGTCGTCTACGGCTGGCCACCTCCGTCTTTGGTGCAGTACGACCCTGGCATGGCGCGAGTCGTCGCGGTGGACAAGCAGCTCCAACATCGCGACGTGTTCTTGGCAGAAATTCGGGAACGACTTCTCCAGGCGCAAGATTATATGAAGTCGTCTCATGACAAGCACCACAGGGACCTCGCATTCCAAGTGGATGACTGGGTGTGGCTACGCCTGCACCAGCGCACTGCGGCCGGCATCACCGACAGCTCCAAGTCCAAGCTCTCGCCACGCTTCTACGGGCCATTCCAAGTGGTGGAGAAGATCAGCTCCGTGGCGTATCGTCTGCGGCTTCCAGCTAAGGCGCGCATCCACGACGTCTTCCTCAAGAAGCATCATGGGCGCGCTGCCACCCATCGCGAACAGCCGTGCGCTGCCGGTGCCCACCAAGGTCCTCCGCGCGACGCCCAGCAGGAACTCTTGGGATTTGCTTGTTTAGTGGGAAGGCCGCAGCACCGCCGAGGTTACCTGGGAGCCTCTTCAGGAGTTCAAGGAGCGTCACCCTGATTTCAAGCTCGAAGACGAGCTTTTTggtcttggggggggggggggggggggagtgttGTGGACACCATATTCAGCAAGAAGTACCAGCGCAGGAGCAAAGCCAAGGAGTCCACAACAGTTTAGTCGCATTTTTGGTTGTTTCCAGTTTGTTAGGCTAAACTTTAGGAGGTTTGTTAAGATAGAGTCTATTTATTCAGGAAAGAGGGGAGAGTTTGGCAAGTAGAAGGATAGCCTTGAGGTGCTCAGAGCCTCCTGCGTGATGGCGAGCCAAGGAGATATCCGATCTGCTGAACATTCTATCTGTATTTGGTTGATTAATAGAGCAGACCACATCATATATACAATAATCCCCCCctttccaaagaaaaaaaaatcaggcgTCTTGCACTTCAGTCCGAATGACTTTATATGTTAACTTCCATATTCATGCTTTCAGAGTACCCTTAGCTTGTGTACCTTTAATAGACTGGTTACATTTACAAGTTCTAGTCCTGTTTATTCACTTCGAGTTTGACTTCCCTTGCCATGTTTATATATGGCCATTCTAACCCTTCCTTTAGAAAAAAGGGCATTTTTAATTCCAGTCTCTGCATCATGACGGGGCACACAGTCCGGTCGTTATTAAAATAATTCAGCATGAAGCTAAAATCAACAGAAGAATCAAGACTTGACAGCACATCATGTTTACCCTACTTTGCAGGACAAAAGGTCCATGATGCTTTCCAACTTAAGCGGGGCCTCTACACTGATCTTCCTGCTGCCAAAGTTTCAGAGATGATGCATTCAAGTAGTCTAGATGTAAACTCTTTAGCATCAGACCATGTcacactttttttttatttttatctctgctattttattaattagtataACTATCTTTATCAGAACGCACCTACTCAATCACTTCTTAGAATTGTTAATGGCATTCTAGATGAGAGCATTGAGAGGAAAAGAGGAGAAATACCACATGTAAGTCTGTTTTCAGGGACTTTCAATAAACATACTGCCTGGAATCGCAGTGTTTATTTATCATCAGTTATTGATGACTAAATCCAGCCTATTCTTGTCTCAGCGTGTTGTTTACTTGTTAAGAAATGTTGTTCAAGAGATTGAGCACCGCATTGCTATTCAAGCAGATCACATAAGAAATGTAAGTGTGTCATTTGTTCTGAATTCACCATTTCCtgtcatatagattcgacttgAAACAGATTACTTATTTTCACAGCAAAATAGCATCATAAAGATTCGGGAAGACAAGTACCAATCCAAAATTAAAGCACTCGAGACATTAGTAAATGGAACAAATGAAGAAAATGAGGTAGCTATCGAATTTGTTCATGGTTTAAAAAGTACCACATGAATCACTATTGTGTTTAGATATTGACACATGTTGCTCTTCTTCAGATGACGGCAAATCGGCTTGAGCTAATTGAGGTATTCAAAATATCCTAATCTGCCTTTCTATTTTTCTAACCATGTTACTTGTTTCAATCtttatttaaaaaatgaaaCAATTGCTAGTTGTATGATGCTTGGATCACTTTTGAATATTGTACTACATTTTGTGCTCGTAGTTATAGTGAGCAGATCATAAATTTGTTTGTCTTACTCTTATAGGTAGAGAAATCAAAAATTGATGAGAAAAGAAAACTAGGTGAACAAGACATGGTTCGGTTGATGTGGGAAAAAGAGAATGCAGAGAATATGATAGCTTCTCTTCAGCAAGAAATACAGATCTTGAGTAGAATGCATGAACAGTACCAtgagagaacggaaacagaaGCTAGGCAGATGGAGGAACACTTGACTTCAAGAATTAAGGAAGCTGAGTTTCTTCTAATGCAATCAAAACAGAAAGCTGAAGAGATTGAGTCTGCTTCCCAACTGAAATCTCAACTTTGGAGCAGGAAAGCAAACATTTTCCAAAGTTTTATGGATAATCAAAAAATGTCcattaaggttgttttatttttctacaTTAATTTTCCTTTGTCTTTAGTTTATTTTTGTTTCTCACTTATATTCAACTATGTTAGGACATAAGGTTATCATCTCAGTCCATTAAGCAGGAAATGTTTACCCTTCAAATGAAATGGAGGGACGAAATATGTAACATTGGTATGTGAGAGTACTCATGATTTTCATAGCAGCATTGTCCCACACATACATTTTCTATTTTGCTGATAATTTATTTTGTCTTCTCTTAACTTGCCAAACTTGTTTAGGACATGATCTAAAAGGTTTAGTAGATGCTGCCGATAATTACCATAAGGTTCTTGCAGAAAATCAGAAGTTGTTTAACGAAGTACAGGAACTAAAAGGTATTTTCCTGCACAACGATATATTTACACTTGTACACATTTTATTGTTGTTTAACATTTTCCTACTCTAATATTTATTGTTAGGAAATATCCGAGTCTATTGCCGTGTCAGACCATTTCTTCCTGGTCAAGATGGGAAAGCAACTACAGTTGATTATATTGGTGAAAATGGTGAGATCTTCATCACAAACCCCTTCAAACAAGGGAAGGATGGGTGTCGAATGTTCAAGTTTAATAAGGTGTTTAAAACGCATGCTTCTCAAGGTATATCTCATATATGCTAGTGATGCAATCTGAAGTTAAAAAGGTGTGTCATTGAATATTGCTCACCAATTTTTCTTACGAACTTCCAGCTGAAGTGTTCTCTGACATCCAGCCATTGATCAGATCAGTTCTTGATGGGTTTAATGTATGCATTTTTGCATATGGTCAAACTGGTTCAGGAAAAACTTACACAATGGTAAGAAATCAAGACTCAAGATAACAAAGTTGAATTGATACTATTCTTGAGGATATTACTAATTGGTGCTTGGTATCATTTTCTTAGAGTGGACCAGGCACATCTAAAGAAGATTGGGGTGTGAACTATCGAGCCTTAAATGACTTGTTCGACATCTCTCTAAGTAGAAGAAATGCTTTCTCATATGAGGTGGAAGTGCAAATGGTTGAGATTTACAACGAACAAGTGCGAGATCTTTTATCCAATAATCTTTCACAAAAAAGATATCCTTCCCCATGAAAAGCATGTTTATtttttactccctccgtttttaaACATGTGTCGTTAGAACAAGCTAATTAAGTGTCACATATtaaaaaacagagggagtattatCATCTCTCTCATGGCTCCATTTAGTGTTCCGACTGACAGTTatgcaaagaaaaaaatttgttaTTCTTGACATAAAGAAACGCTCGGAATTTGGAGTACCTCTCAGCCGAATGGACTTGTTGTCCCAGATGCGAGCTTACATCCAGTCAAATCAACATCTGATGTGCTGGACTTGATGGAAATTGGACAAACAAATAGAGCAGTTGGATCAACAGCTCTAAATGAAAGGAGCAGTCGATCTCACAGGTATATGCCAATGATTGCTTATTAAAGTCAAACCCTAAATTTTTTGGAACATAATGTTTTGAAACTTTTGTTGCATGCAGCATTCTAACTGTGCATGTTAGAGGGTTGGATTTGAAGAATGGATCTACTTCCCGAGGATGTCTCCATTTGATTGATCTTGCTGGGAGTGAAAGAGTTGAGCGATCTGAAGCAATTGGAGAAAGATTAAAAGAAGCACAGTATATAAACAAATCCCTGTCTGCCCTTGGTGATGTTATTTTTGCTTTGGCACAAAAAAATGCCCATGTTCCATACAGAAACAGCAAGCTGACTCAAGTTCTACAAAGCTCTTTAGGTAATATATAGTTGTTCctcaaaaaaaagaggggggttTTCTAACATATAGCTGTTATTACTTTTTTGGGAAATTActtatcataattttttttctatttcttgcAGGTGGGCAAGCAAAGACACTGATGTTTGTTCAAATAAATCCTGATACCGAATCATATTCAGAAACAATGAGCACTTTGAAGTTTGCTGAAAGGGTTTCTGGAGTCGAGTTAGGTGCCGCAAGAAGTAATAAAGAGGGCAAAGATATAAAGGAGCTGCTAGAACaggtttttatctctcttatcTGACTCATAAATTCGGATAATTTGTGTTCACTAGTTTAACAGTAGTAGCAAGTTTTATACAAACATTACTTTAGCTTTGAGCACTAGTAAGCTTCATAT
This genomic interval carries:
- the LOC120673235 gene encoding kinesin-like protein KIN-14C, whose translation is MGNVDGEYGEFHAANRRAEVIDWLGGLLPEFDLPLDSSDEELREYLIDGTALCYIAEKLMPDVQEGMWGGNASDQRSNVKKFLSVVAEMGLPGFSVKDLEEGSVSSVVECLLALKDNVTTGSSQNISNNVKTPLRRRLELRESDGPINSVVMPGKRSPMEERQKVHWDLKSQQRNNLHSGQKVHDAFQLKRGLYTDLPAAKVSEMMHSSSLDNAPTQSLLRIVNGILDESIERKRGEIPHRVVYLLRNVVQEIEHRIAIQADHIRNQNSIIKIREDKYQSKIKALETLVNGTNEENEMTANRLELIEVEKSKIDEKRKLGEQDMVRLMWEKENAENMIASLQQEIQILSRMHEQYHERTETEARQMEEHLTSRIKEAEFLLMQSKQKAEEIESASQLKSQLWSRKANIFQSFMDNQKMSIKDIRLSSQSIKQEMFTLQMKWRDEICNIGHDLKGLVDAADNYHKVLAENQKLFNEVQELKGNIRVYCRVRPFLPGQDGKATTVDYIGENGEIFITNPFKQGKDGCRMFKFNKVFKTHASQAEVFSDIQPLIRSVLDGFNVCIFAYGQTGSGKTYTMSGPGTSKEDWGVNYRALNDLFDISLSRRNAFSYEVEVQMVEIYNEQVRDLLSNNLSQKRLGIWSTSQPNGLVVPDASLHPVKSTSDVLDLMEIGQTNRAVGSTALNERSSRSHSILTVHVRGLDLKNGSTSRGCLHLIDLAGSERVERSEAIGERLKEAQYINKSLSALGDVIFALAQKNAHVPYRNSKLTQVLQSSLGGQAKTLMFVQINPDTESYSETMSTLKFAERVSGVELGAARSNKEGKDIKELLEQVSYLKDTISRKDMEIEQLLKEKSKSPTSSTDRNDSRQQIRRLSGAAGSGEAECEDVSDDGCSVAGTEYSVGGASEAAAEQMEKTPSRIARLFLTKNGQPANSKPKPRESALKPPGRTKSTGSQVTGGGPSVKPPKRR